In one Elephas maximus indicus isolate mEleMax1 chromosome 9, mEleMax1 primary haplotype, whole genome shotgun sequence genomic region, the following are encoded:
- the PTRH1 gene encoding probable peptidyl-tRNA hydrolase yields MGGSMPPPGLLGPGLWMNRAMSWLVLEPRPPGKRWLVAGLGNPGLPGTRHSVGIAVLGQLARRLGVAESWARDRRCAADLALAPLGDAQVVLLRPRRLMNANGRSVARAAELFGLTAEEVYLVHDELDKPLGKLALKLGGSARGHNGVRSCISCLNSSAMPRLRVGIGRPTHPDEVQAHVLGCFSPAEQELLPPLLERATDLLLDHIRERSQGRPMLGI; encoded by the exons ATGGGCGGCAGCATGCCGCCGCCCGGCCTCTTGGGCCCTGGGCTGTGGATGAATAGGGCCATGAGCTGGTTGGTTTTGGAACCTCGACCCCCGGGGAAACGGTGGCTG GTGGCCGGCCTGGGGAACCCCGGACTGCCCGGCACGCGGCACAGCGTGGGCATAGCAGTGCTGGGACAGCTGGCACGGCGGCTGGGTGTAGCTGAGAGCTGGGCGCGCGACCGGCGCTGCGCCGCCGACCTCGCACTGGCTCCGCTCGGGGATGCCCAGGTGGTCCTCCTCCGGCCTCGGCGGCTTATGAACGCCAACGGACGCAGCGTGGCCCGAGCCG CGGAGCTGTTCGGGCTGACTGCTGAAGAGGTCTACCTGGTGCATGATGAGCTGGACAAGCCCCTGGGGAAACTGGCTCTGAAGCTGGGGGGCAGTGCCAG GGGCCACAATGGAGTCCGTTCCTGCATTAGCTGCCTCAACTCTAGT GCAATGCCGCGGCTGAGGGTGGGCATCGGACGCCCAACACACCCCGACGAGGTGCAGGCTCACGTGCTGGGCTGCTTCTCCCCAGCAGAGCAGGAGCTGCTGCCTCCACTGCTGGAGCGTGCCACTGACTTGCTCCTGGATCACATCCGGGAGCGAAGCCAGGGGCGGCCCATGCTGGGCATCTGA
- the TOR2A gene encoding prosalusin isoform X2 has product MAAATRGCWPWGSFLGLLGLLSVAFAAWDLASLHCNFGDFCECDFRPDFQGLECDLAQHLAGQHLAKALVVKALKAFVHDPAPTKPLVLSLHGWTGTGKSYVSSLLAQYLFRGGLRSPHVHHFSPVIHFPHPSHIERYKKDLKSWIQGNLTACSRSLFLFDEMDKLPPGLMEVLRPFLGSSWVVYGTNYRKAIFIFISNTGGEQINQAVLEAWHNRRDREEIRLQELEPAISRAVLDNPHHGFWRSGIMEEHLLDAVVPFLPLQRHHVRHCVLNELAQLGLEPRDEVVQAVLESTTFFPEDEQLFSSNGCKTVASRIAFFL; this is encoded by the exons ATGGCGGCTGCGACGCGCGGCTGCTGGCCTTGGGGCTCGTTTCTCGGGCTGCTCGGGTTGCTCTCGGTCGCGTTTGCCGCCTGGGACCTGGCTTCGCTGCACTGCAACTTCGGCGACTTCTGCGAGTGCGACTTCCGGCCTGACTTCCAGG GTCTGGAGTGTGATCTGGCCCAGCACCTGGCAGGTCAACACCTAGCCAAGGCGCTGGTGGTGAAGGCACTGAAGGCCTTTGTGCATGACCCGGCCCCCACCAAGCCGCTGGTCCTCTCCCTGCACGGCTGGACAGGCACCGGCAAGTCCTACGTCAGCTCCTTGCTGGCACAATACCTCTTCCGGGGCGGCCTACGAAGCCCCCATGTGCACCATTTCTCCCCTGTCATCCActtcccccaccccagccacATCGAGCGCTATAAG AAGGATCTTAAGAGCTGGATCCAGGGGAACCTCACTGCCTGCAGTCGCTCTCTCTTCCTTTTCGATGAGATGGACAAGCTACCCCCAGGCCTGATGGAGGTCCTACGACCTTTCCTGGGCTCCTCCTGGGTTGTGTATGGGACGAACTATCGCAAAGCCATCTTCATCTTCATCAG CAACACTGGTGGTGAGCAGATCAACCAGGCGGTGCTGGAGGCATGGCACAACCGCCGGGACCGTGAGGAGATTCGCCTGCAGGAGCTGGAGCCGGCCATCTCCCGGGCTGTCCTGGACAACCCGCACC ATGGCTTCTGGCGCTCAGGCATCATGGAGGAGCACCTCTTGGATGCTGTGGTGCCCTTCCTCCCACTCCAGCGGCACCATGTGCGGCACTGCGTACTCAATGAGCTGGCCCAGCTGGGCCTGGAGCCAAGGGATGAAGTTGTGCAGGCTGTGCTGGAAAGCACCACCTTCTTCCCTGAGGACGAGCAGCTCTTCTCCTCCAATGGCTGCAAGACTGTTGCCTCTCGAATCGCCTTCTTCCTCTGA
- the TTC16 gene encoding tetratricopeptide repeat protein 16 isoform X2 has product MLRARGLGDGCTVLLPRPPPGSQADFYALRAEAYIQLCDFSSASQNLRRAYSFEPENTKYQERLTFVLYVQGQCLFEQCAYQDALTVFSQASELQPQKPYFRYRCMACLLALKRYRECLTLVTKELKHGTTNADVYILRARLYNFFQKPNLCYRDLHNSLLLEPKHPQAKALLKTMVNQAQQARQDAGIFAVRGDMQHALRCINCAIENSPLDPSLFLFRGTMYRRLQEFDGAVEDFLKALDMVPENEEDMVRQVQRQLLLAYNDFAVHCYMQGAYQESVLLLNKVLKDEQQEKGFYINRGDCFFQLGNLAFAEADYEQALALSPKDPGANLRMSLLQEKMGFCEQRRRQFHKAEDHFSMAIQHSPQKARYYLQRAKSRQLLQNFWGARQDVATVLLLEPEQPQLLPLMTNLFPGMSVDDVLGSHVARLAKLQLERAMESSPESSIPKGIVGRLLRERELERQKARALRREWKVEQPSSEELKVTHQALQEGPEEEAEAPEEEKEKEEEPEHPPDKETSLSSNYIDQTSSGSILGFTATSTSETEMSTTCQEYRSTSATAVTFSDSSQLKTQSSDSGTNAEDPSLSQNPSKTKAALGLSWSLSKTEESQGPRHRPSKIEETQDLRQSPSKTEDTQGPRQRPSKTEETQDPRQRPSKTKENQGPGQSSSKTEDTRGPRRRLRKAKVAQGWSWGPSKFPTHGHAWGLNRSSSKTKDFYDLSLSPSKTDATQGGKQRPSKDDTTQDQNWELNKTKVFCDLRQKPSKTKAVQVQSQRLSKTKGAQGWSREPSSRPSKTKVAQGTSQNPSKTKAMHSPSQSLHEVQSAQRWSQGPSQSPSKTKASWGLSSSSSNTESIWGPSPNPSKTEYTWDLSYSPNKTDATQGLSQSPSETEADQSHSPSRNTAP; this is encoded by the exons ATGCTTAGAGCAAGAGGACTGGGAGATGGCTGTACTGTTCTTCTCCCGCGCCCTCCACCTGGATCCCAAGCTG ACTTCTACGCCTTGCGGGCCGAGGCCTACATCCAGCTCTGCGATTTCTCCTCGGCCTCCCAGAACTTGCGAAGGGCTTATTCCTTCGAACCAGAGAACACCAAGTACCAGGAGCGGCTCACCTTTGTGCTTTATGTGCAG GGCCAGTGCCTCTTTGAGCAATGTGCCTACCAGGATGCCCTGACCGTCTTCTCTCAAGCCTCTGAGctccagcctcagaaaccctacttCCGCTACCGATG CATGGCCTGTCTCCTGGCCCTCAAACGGTATCGTGAATGCCTCACACTTGTCACCAAGGAACTGAAGCATGGCACGACCAACGCTGATGTCTACATTCTCCGGGCCAGGCTCTACAACTTCTTCCAGAAG CCCAACCTCTGCTACCGGGACCTGCATAACAGCTTGCTTCTGGAGCCCAAGCACCCACAGGCCAAGGCACTGCTCAAGACGATGGTGAACCAGGCCCAGCAGGCGCGCCAAGATGCGGGGATCTTTGCTGTGCGGGGCGACATGCAGCACGCACTGCGGTGCATCAACTGCGCCATTGAGAACAGCCCTCTGGACCCCAGCCTCTTCCTTTTCCG GGGCACCATGTACCGACGGCTCCAGGAGTTTGATGGTGCTGTGGAGGACTTCCTGAAGGCGCTGGACATGGTGCCTGAGAATGAGGAGGACATGGTGCGGCAGGTGCAGCGGCAGCTGCTTCTGGCCTACAATGACTTTGCAGTGCACTGCTACATGCAGGGTGCCTACCAGGAGAGCGTGCTGCTGCTGAACAAGGTCCTCAAGGATGAGCAGCAGGAGAAAGGCTTCTATATCAACCGTGGTG ATTGCTTCTTCCAGCTGGGCAACCTGGCCTTTGCTGAGGCGGACTACGAGCAGGCGCTAGCGCTCAGCCCGAAGGATCCGGGGGCCAATCTGCGCATGAGCCTGCTGCAGGAGAAGATGGGCTTCTGCGAGCAGAGGCGCAG GCAGTTCCACAAGGCAGAGGACCACTTCTCAATGGCCATCCAGCACAGCCCCCAGAAGGCTCGGTACTACCTGCAGCGGGCCAAGAGCCGACAGCTGCTGCAGAACTTTTGGGGGGCCCGCCAGGATGTTGCTACTGTCCTGCTTCTCGAACCTGAACAACCACAG CTGCTCCCGCTGATGACCAACCTCTTCCCGGGCATGTCGGTGGATGATGTGCTTGGCAGCCATGTGGCCCGCCTAGCCAAGCTGCAGCTGGAGCGGGCGATGGAGAGCAGTCCAGAGTCCAGCATCCCGAAAGGCATTGTGGG CAGGTTGCTTCGGGAGCGGGAATTAGAGCGCCAGAAGGCCCGTGCCCTGCGGCGTGAGTGGAAGGTGGAGCAGCCTTCCTCCGAAGAGCTGAAGGTCACCCACCAGGCCCTGCAGGAAGGTCCAGAGGAAGAAGCTGAGGCCccggaggaggagaaggaaaag GAGGAGGAGCCTGAGCACCCCCCTGACAAGGAGACGTCCCTGTCTAGCAACTACATCGACCAGACCTCCTCAGGCTCCATCTTGGGCT TCACAGCCACATCCACCTCAGAGACAGAGATGTCCACTACCTGCCAGGAGTACAGGAGCACTTCAGCCACTGCTGTGACATTCTCTGACTCCTCACAGCTGAAGACTCAATCCTCAGACTCTGGGACCAATGCAGAGGATCCAAGTCTGAGCCAGAACCCCAGCAAAACCAAGGCTGCCCTTGGGCTGAGCTGGAGCCTCAGCAAGACCGAAGAATCCCAGGGTCCGAGGCATAGGCCCAGCAAGATTGAAGAGACTCAGGACCTGAGGCAGAGTCCCAGCAAGACTGAGGACACCCAAGGCCCAAGGCAGAGGCCCAGCAAGACTGAAGAGACTCAGGACCCAAGGCAGAGGCCCAGCAAGACCAAGGAAAACCAGGGCCCAGGGCAGAGTTCCAGCAAGACCGAGGACACCCGGGGACCAAGGCGGAGGCTCAGGAAGGCCAAGGTTGCCCAGGGCTGGAGCTGGGGACCCAGCAAGTTCCCCACCCATGGCCACGCCTGGGGACTGAATCGGAGCTCCAGCAAGACTAAGGATTTCTATGACCTCAGTCTGAGCCCCAGCAAAACAGATGCTACTCAGGGCGGGAAACAGAGGCCCAGCAAGGACGATACCACCCAGGATCAGAATTGGGAACTAAACAAGACAAAGGTTTTCTGTGACCTACGTCAGAAACCTAGCAAGACCAAAGCTGTCCAGGTCCAGAGCCAGAGACTCAGCAAGACTAAGGGTGCCCAAGGCTGGAGCCGGGAACCAAGCTCAAGACCCAGCAAGACCAAGGTTGCACAAGGCACAAGCCAGAACCCCAGTAAGACTAAGGCCATGCACAGCCCAAGCCAAAGTCTCCACGAGGttcagtctgcccagaggtggagCCAGGGACCAAGCCAAAGTCCCAGCAAGACCAAGGCCAGCTGGGGCCTGAGCTCAAGTTCCAGCAACACTGAGTCCATCTGGGGACCGAGTCCAAATCCCAGCAAGACTGAGTACACCTGGGACCTGAGCTATAGTCCCAACAAAACCGATGCCACCCAGGGTCTGAGCCAGAGCCCCAGCGAAACCGAGGCTGACCAGAGCCACAGCCCCAGCAGGAATACTGCTCCCTGA
- the TTC16 gene encoding tetratricopeptide repeat protein 16 isoform X1 — MTDSSEDALEPDEDPSQRILKPQVISVPKGTLKRIFGTSQVFQDFDEPKPKPKGLTVPLKVREYYFQGQTCLEQEDWEMAVLFFSRALHLDPKLVDFYALRAEAYIQLCDFSSASQNLRRAYSFEPENTKYQERLTFVLYVQGQCLFEQCAYQDALTVFSQASELQPQKPYFRYRCMACLLALKRYRECLTLVTKELKHGTTNADVYILRARLYNFFQKPNLCYRDLHNSLLLEPKHPQAKALLKTMVNQAQQARQDAGIFAVRGDMQHALRCINCAIENSPLDPSLFLFRGTMYRRLQEFDGAVEDFLKALDMVPENEEDMVRQVQRQLLLAYNDFAVHCYMQGAYQESVLLLNKVLKDEQQEKGFYINRGDCFFQLGNLAFAEADYEQALALSPKDPGANLRMSLLQEKMGFCEQRRRQFHKAEDHFSMAIQHSPQKARYYLQRAKSRQLLQNFWGARQDVATVLLLEPEQPQLLPLMTNLFPGMSVDDVLGSHVARLAKLQLERAMESSPESSIPKGIVGLLRERELERQKARALRREWKVEQPSSEELKVTHQALQEGPEEEAEAPEEEKEKEEEPEHPPDKETSLSSNYIDQTSSGSILGFTATSTSETEMSTTCQEYRSTSATAVTFSDSSQLKTQSSDSGTNAEDPSLSQNPSKTKAALGLSWSLSKTEESQGPRHRPSKIEETQDLRQSPSKTEDTQGPRQRPSKTEETQDPRQRPSKTKENQGPGQSSSKTEDTRGPRRRLRKAKVAQGWSWGPSKFPTHGHAWGLNRSSSKTKDFYDLSLSPSKTDATQGGKQRPSKDDTTQDQNWELNKTKVFCDLRQKPSKTKAVQVQSQRLSKTKGAQGWSREPSSRPSKTKVAQGTSQNPSKTKAMHSPSQSLHEVQSAQRWSQGPSQSPSKTKASWGLSSSSSNTESIWGPSPNPSKTEYTWDLSYSPNKTDATQGLSQSPSETEADQSHSPSRNTAP, encoded by the exons ATGACTGACTCCAGCGAG GATGCTCTGGAGCCTGACGAGGACCCCTCACAGCGCATCCTAAAGCCACAAGTGATTTCAGTCCCAAAAGGGACCCTGAAGCGCATCTTTGGAACCAGCCAGGTGTTCCAGGACTTCGATGAACCCAAACCAAAGCCCAAGGGGTTAACCGTGCCCCTCAAAGTTAGGGAGTA CTACTTCCAAGGCCAGACATGCTTAGAGCAAGAGGACTGGGAGATGGCTGTACTGTTCTTCTCCCGCGCCCTCCACCTGGATCCCAAGCTG GTAGACTTCTACGCCTTGCGGGCCGAGGCCTACATCCAGCTCTGCGATTTCTCCTCGGCCTCCCAGAACTTGCGAAGGGCTTATTCCTTCGAACCAGAGAACACCAAGTACCAGGAGCGGCTCACCTTTGTGCTTTATGTGCAG GGCCAGTGCCTCTTTGAGCAATGTGCCTACCAGGATGCCCTGACCGTCTTCTCTCAAGCCTCTGAGctccagcctcagaaaccctacttCCGCTACCGATG CATGGCCTGTCTCCTGGCCCTCAAACGGTATCGTGAATGCCTCACACTTGTCACCAAGGAACTGAAGCATGGCACGACCAACGCTGATGTCTACATTCTCCGGGCCAGGCTCTACAACTTCTTCCAGAAG CCCAACCTCTGCTACCGGGACCTGCATAACAGCTTGCTTCTGGAGCCCAAGCACCCACAGGCCAAGGCACTGCTCAAGACGATGGTGAACCAGGCCCAGCAGGCGCGCCAAGATGCGGGGATCTTTGCTGTGCGGGGCGACATGCAGCACGCACTGCGGTGCATCAACTGCGCCATTGAGAACAGCCCTCTGGACCCCAGCCTCTTCCTTTTCCG GGGCACCATGTACCGACGGCTCCAGGAGTTTGATGGTGCTGTGGAGGACTTCCTGAAGGCGCTGGACATGGTGCCTGAGAATGAGGAGGACATGGTGCGGCAGGTGCAGCGGCAGCTGCTTCTGGCCTACAATGACTTTGCAGTGCACTGCTACATGCAGGGTGCCTACCAGGAGAGCGTGCTGCTGCTGAACAAGGTCCTCAAGGATGAGCAGCAGGAGAAAGGCTTCTATATCAACCGTGGTG ATTGCTTCTTCCAGCTGGGCAACCTGGCCTTTGCTGAGGCGGACTACGAGCAGGCGCTAGCGCTCAGCCCGAAGGATCCGGGGGCCAATCTGCGCATGAGCCTGCTGCAGGAGAAGATGGGCTTCTGCGAGCAGAGGCGCAG GCAGTTCCACAAGGCAGAGGACCACTTCTCAATGGCCATCCAGCACAGCCCCCAGAAGGCTCGGTACTACCTGCAGCGGGCCAAGAGCCGACAGCTGCTGCAGAACTTTTGGGGGGCCCGCCAGGATGTTGCTACTGTCCTGCTTCTCGAACCTGAACAACCACAG CTGCTCCCGCTGATGACCAACCTCTTCCCGGGCATGTCGGTGGATGATGTGCTTGGCAGCCATGTGGCCCGCCTAGCCAAGCTGCAGCTGGAGCGGGCGATGGAGAGCAGTCCAGAGTCCAGCATCCCGAAAGGCATTGTGGG GTTGCTTCGGGAGCGGGAATTAGAGCGCCAGAAGGCCCGTGCCCTGCGGCGTGAGTGGAAGGTGGAGCAGCCTTCCTCCGAAGAGCTGAAGGTCACCCACCAGGCCCTGCAGGAAGGTCCAGAGGAAGAAGCTGAGGCCccggaggaggagaaggaaaag GAGGAGGAGCCTGAGCACCCCCCTGACAAGGAGACGTCCCTGTCTAGCAACTACATCGACCAGACCTCCTCAGGCTCCATCTTGGGCT TCACAGCCACATCCACCTCAGAGACAGAGATGTCCACTACCTGCCAGGAGTACAGGAGCACTTCAGCCACTGCTGTGACATTCTCTGACTCCTCACAGCTGAAGACTCAATCCTCAGACTCTGGGACCAATGCAGAGGATCCAAGTCTGAGCCAGAACCCCAGCAAAACCAAGGCTGCCCTTGGGCTGAGCTGGAGCCTCAGCAAGACCGAAGAATCCCAGGGTCCGAGGCATAGGCCCAGCAAGATTGAAGAGACTCAGGACCTGAGGCAGAGTCCCAGCAAGACTGAGGACACCCAAGGCCCAAGGCAGAGGCCCAGCAAGACTGAAGAGACTCAGGACCCAAGGCAGAGGCCCAGCAAGACCAAGGAAAACCAGGGCCCAGGGCAGAGTTCCAGCAAGACCGAGGACACCCGGGGACCAAGGCGGAGGCTCAGGAAGGCCAAGGTTGCCCAGGGCTGGAGCTGGGGACCCAGCAAGTTCCCCACCCATGGCCACGCCTGGGGACTGAATCGGAGCTCCAGCAAGACTAAGGATTTCTATGACCTCAGTCTGAGCCCCAGCAAAACAGATGCTACTCAGGGCGGGAAACAGAGGCCCAGCAAGGACGATACCACCCAGGATCAGAATTGGGAACTAAACAAGACAAAGGTTTTCTGTGACCTACGTCAGAAACCTAGCAAGACCAAAGCTGTCCAGGTCCAGAGCCAGAGACTCAGCAAGACTAAGGGTGCCCAAGGCTGGAGCCGGGAACCAAGCTCAAGACCCAGCAAGACCAAGGTTGCACAAGGCACAAGCCAGAACCCCAGTAAGACTAAGGCCATGCACAGCCCAAGCCAAAGTCTCCACGAGGttcagtctgcccagaggtggagCCAGGGACCAAGCCAAAGTCCCAGCAAGACCAAGGCCAGCTGGGGCCTGAGCTCAAGTTCCAGCAACACTGAGTCCATCTGGGGACCGAGTCCAAATCCCAGCAAGACTGAGTACACCTGGGACCTGAGCTATAGTCCCAACAAAACCGATGCCACCCAGGGTCTGAGCCAGAGCCCCAGCGAAACCGAGGCTGACCAGAGCCACAGCCCCAGCAGGAATACTGCTCCCTGA
- the TOR2A gene encoding prosalusin isoform X1, which yields MAAATRGCWPWGSFLGLLGLLSVAFAAWDLASLHCNFGDFCECDFRPDFQGLECDLAQHLAGQHLAKALVVKALKAFVHDPAPTKPLVLSLHGWTGTGKSYVSSLLAQYLFRGGLRSPHVHHFSPVIHFPHPSHIERYKKDLKSWIQGNLTACSRSLFLFDEMDKLPPGLMEVLRPFLGSSWVVYGTNYRKAIFIFISNTGGEQINQAVLEAWHNRRDREEIRLQELEPAISRAVLDNPHREFCPGVPTQGPASDGFWRSGIMEEHLLDAVVPFLPLQRHHVRHCVLNELAQLGLEPRDEVVQAVLESTTFFPEDEQLFSSNGCKTVASRIAFFL from the exons ATGGCGGCTGCGACGCGCGGCTGCTGGCCTTGGGGCTCGTTTCTCGGGCTGCTCGGGTTGCTCTCGGTCGCGTTTGCCGCCTGGGACCTGGCTTCGCTGCACTGCAACTTCGGCGACTTCTGCGAGTGCGACTTCCGGCCTGACTTCCAGG GTCTGGAGTGTGATCTGGCCCAGCACCTGGCAGGTCAACACCTAGCCAAGGCGCTGGTGGTGAAGGCACTGAAGGCCTTTGTGCATGACCCGGCCCCCACCAAGCCGCTGGTCCTCTCCCTGCACGGCTGGACAGGCACCGGCAAGTCCTACGTCAGCTCCTTGCTGGCACAATACCTCTTCCGGGGCGGCCTACGAAGCCCCCATGTGCACCATTTCTCCCCTGTCATCCActtcccccaccccagccacATCGAGCGCTATAAG AAGGATCTTAAGAGCTGGATCCAGGGGAACCTCACTGCCTGCAGTCGCTCTCTCTTCCTTTTCGATGAGATGGACAAGCTACCCCCAGGCCTGATGGAGGTCCTACGACCTTTCCTGGGCTCCTCCTGGGTTGTGTATGGGACGAACTATCGCAAAGCCATCTTCATCTTCATCAG CAACACTGGTGGTGAGCAGATCAACCAGGCGGTGCTGGAGGCATGGCACAACCGCCGGGACCGTGAGGAGATTCGCCTGCAGGAGCTGGAGCCGGCCATCTCCCGGGCTGTCCTGGACAACCCGCACCGTGAGTTCTGCCCTGGAGTCCCAACCCAGGGGCCAGCATCAG ATGGCTTCTGGCGCTCAGGCATCATGGAGGAGCACCTCTTGGATGCTGTGGTGCCCTTCCTCCCACTCCAGCGGCACCATGTGCGGCACTGCGTACTCAATGAGCTGGCCCAGCTGGGCCTGGAGCCAAGGGATGAAGTTGTGCAGGCTGTGCTGGAAAGCACCACCTTCTTCCCTGAGGACGAGCAGCTCTTCTCCTCCAATGGCTGCAAGACTGTTGCCTCTCGAATCGCCTTCTTCCTCTGA